The sequence ACGGCGGCGACGTCGGGCATGCTCCAGCCGTCGGGGAGTTTTGCCCAGTCTTCCACCACCCGATAGCGGAATTCGCCGCTGCCAAGAATGGTATGCATGGTTCCCGTCTGCTCCTCTGGTCTGCTCCGGGCCGGCAAGACCGATGCTTTCATGTGCATCGGGTGGCATTCATGTTGCGCAGTCCCACACGGTTCTGCACTGCAAAACCGCTGGCTCGGGGCAGTTGCATTATTGCCCCGATTGCGAGGCAAGTTGCAGTTCCTTGAAATTCCAACGAATAGAACCTGTGCTTGACAAGGCCTCAGGCACGCTCGGATGATGCCACTCCCCGCCAGCACAAAGGCAGTCAAAGACAAGGGTTGAAGCTTGGGGGGAGGAGACGTGCCGGCCGGCGATGAGTCGCCGGCCGGCACATGCTTTTTGGGGAGAGCAAAACAACATGACCGCGCAGCGCTGGCGCCGCAGGCCGGAGGGCTCCACGTGGGGCGACTTCGGCCCCGACGACCAACTCGGACGGCTGAACCTGCTGACGCCGGAAAAGGTGCGCCAGGGGATCGCGGAAGTCCGGGAAGGGCTGACCTTCTGCCTCAGCCTGCCGCTTGACTATCCAGGCGGCAACGTCCTCAATCCTCGCCGCTTCCCGCCCGTGCTCCGGCCGACGCTGCGCAACGGCAGGCCGAACATGGTCTACATCGTGCAGCGCGACAACCCGGACGCGACGGACGTGATCAATGACGACGCCGCGATCCTTCACCTGCAGTATTCGACCCAATGGGACAGTCTTGCCCACGTTGGGCAACTGTTCGATGCCGACGGCGACGGAACGCCCGAGCCGGTGTTCTACAACGGCTTTCGCGCCGGCAGGGACATCGTCGGACCCAGCAACCCGGATGACGCGGGTGCGATCGGCAACGTGCCCGCCAAGCAGACCACTGCGGTGCATGCGCTGGGCGTGGAGAACATGGCGGTGAAGTGCGTGCAGGGACGCGCCGTCATGATCGACCTGTACGCCCATTTCGGCCGCGCGCGGGTCGCCGTGGGCTACGACCAGCTCGTGCGTATCCTCGAGCAGGACAAAGTCGTCGTCGAACCAGGCGACATGGTTTGTCTGCATACCGGCTTCGGTCAGCTCATCCTGGAGATGAACCGCCAGCCCGACGCGCGGGTGCTGGAGGACTCCTGCGCCGCGCTGGACGGCCGCGACGGAAGGCTATTGCAGTGGATCACCGATTGCGGACTGTGCGCGCTCATCGCGGACAACTACGCGGTCGAAGCGCACCCCGCGACCAGTC is a genomic window of Burkholderiales bacterium containing:
- a CDS encoding cyclase family protein; the protein is MTAQRWRRRPEGSTWGDFGPDDQLGRLNLLTPEKVRQGIAEVREGLTFCLSLPLDYPGGNVLNPRRFPPVLRPTLRNGRPNMVYIVQRDNPDATDVINDDAAILHLQYSTQWDSLAHVGQLFDADGDGTPEPVFYNGFRAGRDIVGPSNPDDAGAIGNVPAKQTTAVHALGVENMAVKCVQGRAVMIDLYAHFGRARVAVGYDQLVRILEQDKVVVEPGDMVCLHTGFGQLILEMNRQPDARVLEDSCAALDGRDGRLLQWITDCGLCALIADNYAVEAHPATSHPGRCATLPLHEHCLFKLGVNLGELWYLTELANWLRPRGRSRFLLTAPPLRLPGAVGSPATPVATV